tccgccgccgcggccgacCACCTCGCCGACCTGGACGAGGAGGACGTCTGGTCGGCTGTCGCCACCAACGACAATAGACACCACCACCACCGGAACGGCGGCGCCCTGATGCAGCGTCGCCCAGCCTACGCCGGGGGCGGCCTGTCACTCGCGTTCGAGGCCTCGTCGCCGCCAGCGCGGCACTCGGCGCCGGTCAGCGTCCCCGAGTGGCCCGCCGCCACTTTGCCGGATGACGGCGGCTGCGGCGAGTGGGTGCCGCCGCACGAGTACCTGCAGCGGCGGTGGTGCGGAGGGGCGACGGCGTCGTCTGTGCTGGAGGGAGCCGGGCGGACGCTCAAGGGCCGCGACATCACACGCGTGCGCGACGCCGTCTGGAGCAAGACCGGATTCTTCGGCTAGTACATAAGCTTGCTAGCTAGGTGCATGCCATGACTGCTGTATGTGCTGGTGCTATTCTTCTTCAGTGTAATATATCGTCTGTCTCTTCCAAGAATTGAAGTAGCTAGCGGCACGGGCACTTATTTACTAAGCTTGCTAGCTAGGCGGATGCCATGCCTGCTGTGCTTGTGGTATTCTTCTTCAGTGTAATATATCGTCTGTCTCTTCCAAGAATTGAAGTAGCTAGCGGCAAAGGCACTTATTTACTAAGCAAATTAAAAGCGATATATAGATGCCCAACAAGAACAAAGTTTGTTAAACTTTGGTGGATTAAGGAAAAAAATATCTGATTTACTGTAGTAATTGGGTTACTCACCAAGGTTCATTCGTGCTATGCTGTTAGACGATGATCGATGAATACGCTTCACTCCCAGTCTCCCACCAGCAGTCCACATCATCCATTGCTAGGCTGTCGTCGTCCTATCCTTTCTGATGAATGCGACTGCCCTTTTGCCGTTTCGCAAGCATCTGCTCGTAGCAAACTACACTACCGGTCTTAATTTGAATTTTCTATGGCGACCTCTTTTTTATTAATTTAGATTCACAAATTTTAATTTGAATTTTCTATGGCCacctcttttttctttctttctttctgggAACCTTTTCCCTGATAGGAATTGAGGAGCGAGGAACCTACATAGCACAAGGTGGGCCGAACTGGCCCAACAACCAACTGACTTTACTTAGGGCCTATTCATGGAGATTTTTCAAAAGAAATTCAAATGAACTACATTCCTATATTCTCCTTACCTTACCTTATTTCCGAAAAAGAGGGACCAACCTTCTCTAAACTGAAGAGGTACAAAGTCCAATGCTTATGATCCGACAGATGTACTGATGCACTCTTATAGGATTACACAAATCATTAGCAGCGACGGAGGTAGCGGTGGGgctggggggtggggggggggggggggggggggctctagCCCCTTCTACCAATCCTAGGCACGTGGAGccctaagccctctcttaaaattttatgcatatatgtattaggtaggaggggctaaggttaagagaagataaaaaacccTATATTCTTTTGTTCAACCCCTCATAAAATTTTTTCTGGCTTCATCACTGATCATTAGGATGCTGATTTTGCCTACTGATGAATGTTGGGCCATGTGAATTGGATTTTGTATGAATGTAAATGGGCCATGTGAGTTAATTTTGTATGAGTGTAAGTGGGCCATGTGAATTGATTTTGTATGAATGTAAATGGGCCATGTGAGTTCATTTTGTATGAGTGTAAATGGGCCATGTGAATTGATTTTGTATGAGTGTAAAAGGGCCATGTGAATTTTATCAATTGTGATGATTGTTTTAAAAAGGATTAGGCATTGGTAATTGGGCTTGATTATAAATGTGATTAACAGGCATGGCCTACAATCTTAGAAACAAAAAAGGGCTTGGGCTACGAccgcggaggcgcaggctggctgGAGGAGCGGACCGACAATAGGAACCCCGGCTAAGGCAATTCTCTTAATTGGCCAAAGCTTGAAAGAAGAGGAGCCCAGCCGAGGCAGGGCCTACACCACAAGGTTCCCATCGGTCATGGACCCCGCTAAAAAGGGAATGCCCACGCAGGACCACCCTCCCCGCGTGAAAGGCACCCAAATACCCACGGAGAACTTGACTAGGCTTTCTTTCTTCACTACTatgaatatccacttctatgacgattagCTTTCATCACTGAATGAgctaaattcgtcataatttcagtttGAGTTAAATACACTGGCGACCCTTGAACTTGTGGCCCTGTGTCACTTAGGTCCACGAACTCTGAAAACCAAAATTTAGacccctaaacttgttaagtcgTGCACCGCAGGCCCATACCCTTTGAGAGGATGCTGACTAGgataatttttttttacaaaaaccaCCCTGCCATAGTTAACTTCTACCTTCATCATCAGCGCGGAGGCTGCAATGGCAGCGTTGGTGTACAGCAGCGACATGCTAAAGCTGGCCATGCTCGTGGGTAGCTCTATGtagaagaagtcgatctccccaATGACGCCGAACGCCTCGGCGAGCCCCACAAGCGCAAACTGCGGCACCAGCCAAAATGCCGAGATGGTGACCCCACACAGTGCTAGCCGCCGCCTCTGCGCGCCCCCTACCGACGCGCTGCTTCATGGTGAGCCCGCTCGAGCCGAGGCATCGGTCCATAGTATCAGCCTGCTTCACGGCGTGACTTCCCATGAAGCTGCTCCAACTGGTCCATCTGGTTCATGTCCAGGATGTGAATCGCCGACTTGAGCTGCTCCACTTGGTGCACCGTGCATAGCCTCGTCCTGTGGTGGCTGTGCTGCTCGGACACCGCCGTGTCGGAGCCATTGCGGCCACGTCCTCCTTGGTGCCATGTTGCAAGCATGCCTTGTTCAAGAGATTGAACGAACGAAGCTCAAACACCAACATGTTCGCCTCATCATACCATGTATATCCTTGAAACGCTGATTCTGCTTGCTGCATGTTGGGACGTGAGTGAGTGACATACCTCAGCTTGTCCGTGGGGACAGCAAGCTTGCAGTCCTTGAGGTGATGGTACATGCCATTGACATTGATGGTCTTATTCGGCAACCTCGCCCTATGGTTCTTGATCGCCTCGCCGACAGCGGAGCCTATCATGATGAACCGCCTTTTGCCCTTCTCCTTGATGGTAAATTGTAAAGGCCCAATCCAAGGACCAATTCAGTATCTCACTCGCCAAGACTGACAGAGGTGGTGAAGGACGCGTCGTCGAACCGGCCGCTTAACATCAGCGTGCTCGCGTCCGTCAGCCTTGCATCCGTCAGCAACGATGGCGTTGACGAGACATTGTGGCATAGCTCGGACTTCGTCTCTCCATGCAGCTCGACATCATTGACATCGAGTAGTGGTAGTTGCTGCTGCGTCGCGCGCCCGCCCTCCACGCAAGATGACTCCATGTTGCAATGTTGGCCACGTAGCTCAGGAAGAACGGTAGGTCCACGCTCCACGTCTTGCGCGAGCTTGGCATTGGCATCGGCTCAGACGTGGAGGTGAAGGACGCTTCGTCAAACCGGCTATTCAGCGTCCGCACGCTCACGTCCGTCAGCAACAATGGCATCAGTGAGACATTGTGGCACATCTCGGACTTTGTCGGCATGCAGCTCGGCAGCATCGACGTCTAAGTAGGGGCAGCAGCTGCCACTGCGCGGCGCGCCCGCCCTCAGTAGGTCGTCATCCACTTCCACTATCAT
Above is a genomic segment from Miscanthus floridulus cultivar M001 chromosome 3, ASM1932011v1, whole genome shotgun sequence containing:
- the LOC136544953 gene encoding protein S40-5-like yields the protein MGSRGRSSYYGNGGGVGFFGSSSDRLLHPAATRHDDVSASAAAADHLADLDEEDVWSAVATNDNRHHHHRNGGALMQRRPAYAGGGLSLAFEASSPPARHSAPVSVPEWPAATLPDDGGCGEWVPPHEYLQRRWCGGATASSVLEGAGRTLKGRDITRVRDAVWSKTGFFG